A portion of the Sphingobacterium spiritivorum genome contains these proteins:
- a CDS encoding RagB/SusD family nutrient uptake outer membrane protein → MKKYTTYLCLFLMGTVFSSCDKYLDIQPVGTVVPKTEADFRALMTSGYQSFPDHKSYLNLRTDELQLDENSTDLTTIKDIHLWNDQNPDATTLPYAWVAFYKSIFYANHVISKAEEEAGNTEAVQQIRAEAYLMRAYAHFELLNSYAEQYNAATAATDKGVPISTKIDLEQKFPASTVEAVYKQIEADMQAGNALLNVNDQPTTVKYRFSKRSYYAFEARLRLYKGEWKLAMEAAEKALAIKGDLVDLNKSGSLLPNDFESAEMIQAWEEVGKSNVSTSTFISAKLLGLYNQKDDLRFSRYFGKQGSLNYVSLKGGNIRYNVSFRNAELYLIIAETAARLGDRPKATGALTTLLKNRLTPTYFTTRSNELNAMSDADLLKEIIAERARELALEGLRWNDMKRTDRPEVIHTFFGKEFHLIQNDPRYVIRYPKEAIEKNPDL, encoded by the coding sequence ATGAAAAAATATACCACATATCTCTGTCTGTTTTTGATGGGAACAGTTTTCTCATCCTGTGACAAATATCTGGACATACAACCTGTAGGAACGGTAGTTCCTAAGACCGAGGCTGATTTCAGAGCACTGATGACCAGTGGCTATCAGTCCTTTCCGGATCATAAATCTTATCTGAATCTACGGACAGATGAACTGCAATTAGATGAGAATTCTACGGATCTGACGACAATAAAGGATATTCATCTTTGGAATGATCAAAATCCGGACGCTACGACCTTGCCTTACGCATGGGTAGCCTTTTACAAATCCATTTTTTATGCCAATCATGTTATTTCAAAAGCTGAAGAAGAAGCCGGAAATACGGAAGCCGTTCAGCAGATTCGTGCGGAAGCATACCTGATGCGTGCCTATGCTCATTTTGAGTTATTGAATTCTTATGCTGAGCAATATAATGCCGCAACAGCTGCGACTGATAAGGGTGTACCGATATCTACTAAGATAGATCTGGAACAAAAATTCCCGGCATCTACTGTAGAAGCCGTATACAAACAGATAGAAGCGGATATGCAGGCAGGAAATGCCTTACTAAATGTAAATGATCAGCCTACAACTGTAAAATATAGGTTCAGCAAACGTTCCTATTATGCTTTTGAAGCCCGTTTGAGATTGTATAAAGGAGAGTGGAAGCTGGCTATGGAAGCTGCAGAAAAAGCATTAGCGATAAAAGGAGATCTGGTAGACCTTAATAAATCGGGCAGTCTGTTGCCTAACGATTTTGAATCGGCAGAAATGATTCAGGCCTGGGAAGAGGTTGGAAAGTCTAATGTCAGTACATCTACTTTTATTTCAGCAAAATTATTAGGATTGTATAACCAGAAAGATGATTTGCGTTTCTCAAGATACTTTGGAAAACAAGGGAGCCTTAATTACGTTTCTTTAAAGGGTGGAAATATCCGGTATAATGTCAGTTTCAGAAATGCAGAATTATATCTGATTATTGCAGAAACAGCAGCCCGACTGGGAGACAGACCCAAGGCTACAGGAGCATTGACAACATTGTTGAAAAATCGCCTGACGCCAACTTATTTTACTACACGCAGTAATGAACTAAATGCGATGTCAGATGCGGATCTGCTGAAAGAGATTATTGCAGAACGTGCACGTGAACTGGCGCTGGAAGGTCTTCGCTGGAACGATATGAAACGTACAGATCGTCCGGAAGTTATACATACTTTCTTTGGAAAAGAGTTTCATCTTATACAGAATGATCCACGTTATGTGATTCGTTATCCTAAGGAAGCGATTGAAAAAAATCCGGATCTATAG
- a CDS encoding LytR/AlgR family response regulator transcription factor, producing the protein MAIRVLIVEDESWASESLLEMLTELWNDEYTAVVKSTVRDVISWLSKNETDLIFMDIHLGDGLSFDIFNHIKIQTPVIFTTAFDEYALEAFRNQGYAYLLKPFELPELKEALSKVESLLPREEIIPHYKNRFLVRYGIRLKSVPVEDIAYFMADDKLLYGFSVQGDRFIVDDALSKLAPRLDPEFFFQINRKFIIHIQSIGEMLKMSRNRIKLQLHPQILENLEIIVSEEKSHDFQLWLDK; encoded by the coding sequence ATGGCAATTCGGGTACTAATCGTAGAGGATGAAAGCTGGGCTTCCGAGAGCCTGCTGGAAATGTTGACGGAACTGTGGAACGATGAGTATACAGCTGTTGTCAAATCCACTGTGCGGGATGTGATCAGTTGGTTATCGAAAAATGAGACTGACCTTATTTTTATGGATATCCACCTTGGAGATGGCCTTAGCTTTGATATCTTTAACCATATCAAAATTCAGACTCCCGTTATTTTTACAACTGCTTTTGATGAGTATGCACTGGAAGCATTCCGTAATCAGGGATATGCTTATCTGTTAAAACCCTTTGAGTTACCAGAACTGAAAGAAGCATTGAGTAAAGTAGAATCTCTTTTACCACGCGAGGAGATCATACCACACTATAAAAACAGATTTCTGGTTCGTTATGGCATCCGGCTAAAGTCTGTTCCCGTTGAAGATATTGCTTACTTTATGGCCGATGATAAGCTTTTGTATGGTTTTTCGGTACAGGGTGATCGTTTTATTGTGGATGATGCGTTGAGTAAACTAGCCCCGAGATTGGATCCGGAGTTTTTCTTTCAGATCAATCGTAAATTTATAATACATATCCAATCTATTGGCGAAATGCTAAAGATGAGTCGTAACCGTATTAAACTTCAACTGCATCCCCAGATACTGGAAAACCTGGAGATTATTGTCAGTGAAGAGAAGTCCCATGACTTTCAATTATGGCTTGACAAATAA
- a CDS encoding tetratricopeptide repeat protein, protein MRTAIQQEAWQALHDGNYAVAAKNWIQGHSLPENHTALKELYYTLINLTEVSPNPDLFAILGLIALDTNEIFNSDREEALIQCVQWSKAGIALDPDHYSCNRHAGSALYWLDDKEAAAKYYEKAAAIKSSPTLQIRIFNIHNRNNPAPDFSTLHIDLNTDEAMELYNAGVEINYILTQYAEIQKPEIDRLAALKINCYEEAYSLYRQTIVEKSGNPLHEDPHTFAMCCTNLAVEMRQLGQFDKAVDITTEGMHYSYFMAILQNRFGAYVELENSMEVVKDGEQLIDDFAEQMDLQTYFSTIDHICNAFMQLKNYEEALEWISLGQEEYYALDLSDPISSDPEIVRCFTNFFIYKANAETASGITPDTATAAKETDAILEEMPDNPSILISRANIFIEEGNFDKAIECYQYAIHLASERDAIRSVQVAFYNMGYLYVAYKRDDEAALDCFEQSIAMGNADFWCGYWATHCSYHLTENEKTIFYANSAIQALPQQEGVTGDIIAELYEHLGSAQLDLELYTEAAQNYRESLRYNFNQMVSDNLKVAEENIKSSGSNNFFSKLFGK, encoded by the coding sequence ATGAGAACAGCGATACAACAGGAAGCCTGGCAGGCACTTCACGATGGAAATTATGCAGTTGCAGCTAAAAACTGGATACAGGGACATTCTCTTCCGGAAAACCATACAGCGTTAAAGGAGTTATATTATACCCTCATTAATTTAACTGAAGTTTCGCCTAATCCTGATCTGTTTGCCATACTCGGGCTTATAGCTTTAGATACTAATGAGATTTTTAACTCTGACCGCGAAGAAGCACTTATACAATGTGTACAGTGGAGCAAGGCAGGAATAGCGCTTGATCCGGATCATTACAGTTGCAACCGTCACGCTGGATCTGCATTATATTGGTTGGATGACAAGGAAGCAGCTGCAAAATATTATGAAAAAGCAGCAGCTATAAAATCTTCTCCAACACTACAGATTCGTATTTTCAATATACACAACAGAAACAACCCTGCTCCTGACTTTTCAACTCTGCATATTGATCTGAATACAGATGAAGCCATGGAACTCTATAATGCAGGAGTGGAAATCAATTATATTCTAACCCAATATGCCGAAATTCAGAAACCAGAAATCGATAGATTGGCAGCTTTGAAGATAAACTGTTATGAGGAAGCGTACAGTCTTTACCGCCAAACTATAGTAGAAAAAAGTGGTAATCCACTCCATGAGGATCCACATACATTTGCTATGTGCTGTACCAATCTGGCTGTAGAAATGAGGCAACTTGGTCAGTTTGACAAAGCAGTGGATATTACTACTGAAGGCATGCACTACAGCTATTTTATGGCTATTCTTCAAAACAGATTCGGAGCTTATGTAGAATTGGAAAATTCAATGGAAGTTGTAAAAGATGGCGAGCAATTGATAGATGATTTTGCTGAACAGATGGATTTACAGACTTATTTTAGTACAATAGATCATATCTGCAATGCTTTTATGCAACTAAAAAATTATGAAGAAGCATTAGAATGGATTTCTTTGGGCCAGGAAGAATATTATGCACTGGATCTATCAGATCCCATATCGAGTGATCCTGAAATTGTACGTTGTTTTACGAATTTCTTTATCTACAAGGCTAATGCAGAAACTGCATCAGGCATAACTCCTGATACAGCAACTGCAGCGAAAGAAACAGATGCCATACTCGAAGAAATGCCGGATAATCCAAGTATATTGATTTCCAGAGCAAATATCTTTATCGAGGAAGGTAATTTTGACAAGGCTATAGAATGTTATCAATACGCCATACATCTGGCTTCCGAGCGTGACGCTATTCGATCCGTACAGGTAGCCTTCTACAATATGGGGTATCTTTATGTAGCATACAAAAGAGATGATGAAGCCGCTCTTGACTGTTTTGAGCAAAGCATTGCTATGGGTAATGCTGATTTTTGGTGTGGATATTGGGCAACACATTGTTCATACCATTTGACAGAAAATGAAAAAACTATTTTCTATGCTAATAGCGCCATACAGGCCTTGCCTCAGCAGGAAGGTGTCACAGGTGATATTATAGCCGAGCTATATGAGCATCTGGGTAGCGCACAACTCGATCTTGAGCTGTATACAGAAGCTGCACAAAACTACCGGGAGTCTCTCCGATACAATTTTAACCAGATGGTATCCGACAATTTGAAGGTGGCAGAAGAAAATATAAAAAGTTCAGGCTCAAATAACTTCTTCAGTAAATTATTTGGTAAATAA
- a CDS encoding RNA polymerase sigma factor has protein sequence MKDSITQKQILLALTNGDEHAFEDIYEQYFQSVYIFVLAYVKSPDLAQDICQEIFMKVWNKREQFAQVLSFKHYLFTLAKNHTLNQLRKISRSNASLQEVLRYYPIAEQTTGNNIQHKEYEKFIEEAYEKLSPTAKRVFTLCREQQMTYDQVAEEMGFSRDAVKKYMVQTMKTFRSLLSGPLDIQVCLFVCMTIDFIFFNKI, from the coding sequence ATGAAAGATTCTATCACACAGAAGCAGATTCTACTCGCATTGACTAATGGAGATGAGCATGCTTTTGAGGATATTTATGAGCAGTATTTTCAATCGGTATATATTTTTGTGTTAGCTTATGTCAAATCTCCGGATCTGGCCCAGGATATCTGTCAGGAGATTTTTATGAAGGTCTGGAATAAGAGAGAACAATTTGCTCAGGTGCTGTCTTTTAAGCATTATCTTTTTACACTGGCCAAAAATCACACCCTTAATCAACTGCGAAAAATTTCCCGTTCTAATGCATCTTTGCAGGAAGTATTACGCTATTACCCGATCGCTGAGCAAACTACCGGAAATAATATACAACATAAAGAATACGAAAAGTTTATTGAGGAAGCATATGAAAAACTGTCTCCTACAGCCAAACGCGTATTTACATTATGCAGGGAACAGCAAATGACTTATGATCAGGTAGCTGAAGAAATGGGATTTAGTCGTGATGCTGTCAAAAAATATATGGTTCAGACTATGAAAACTTTCAGGTCTCTGCTATCCGGCCCATTGGATATACAGGTTTGTCTGTTTGTCTGTATGACAATTGATTTTATTTTTTTTAATAAAATTTAA
- a CDS encoding FecR family protein: MDNNKFYKKLVQRYHSGEANEQEIALFLELLRTGQIDDIMDRHMNGQLNIAPVNQQRIRFYTFLKYAVVILVLMLAGGGLYYKRYQQDKENEIAKMNNIGPAIPRAMLKLADGRNIILDSTFGELVVEDSTILDKSGKLVHEGENEIYEVSVPRGGTFHLSLSDGSKVWLNSGSSLKFPQKFAADLRKIELKGEAFFEIRKQSGTNGTRIPFVVQTAKQTIEVLGTSFNVKSYGQENEESTLFTGIVKVKNNSTNHEALLSPGNSAILEENGQIKIRKADLEEIASWRSDAFVFYETNIKEILNQLSRWYDVDIVFVGSSDYQFNGYVQRNVSLGEALETLKGTGELDYQYKDRKVIINRKK; encoded by the coding sequence ATGGATAATAATAAATTCTACAAAAAACTGGTACAACGTTATCATTCCGGCGAAGCAAATGAGCAGGAAATAGCTTTATTTCTGGAATTGCTAAGAACGGGTCAGATTGATGATATTATGGACCGACATATGAATGGGCAATTGAATATAGCTCCGGTGAATCAGCAAAGAATTCGTTTTTATACTTTTTTGAAATATGCAGTAGTCATATTGGTATTGATGCTGGCAGGAGGAGGGCTTTATTATAAACGTTACCAACAAGACAAAGAGAATGAAATCGCAAAAATGAATAATATTGGTCCTGCTATACCTAGAGCAATGCTGAAATTAGCAGATGGCCGTAATATTATATTGGATTCGACTTTTGGAGAACTTGTAGTAGAAGACAGTACTATTTTAGACAAATCAGGTAAACTGGTTCATGAAGGAGAGAATGAAATATATGAAGTCAGTGTGCCCCGAGGAGGTACATTTCATTTGAGTCTGAGTGATGGCTCTAAAGTGTGGCTGAATTCAGGGAGCTCCCTGAAGTTTCCTCAAAAATTTGCTGCAGATTTGCGTAAAATTGAGTTGAAGGGAGAAGCATTCTTTGAGATCAGAAAACAGTCAGGTACTAATGGTACACGTATACCTTTTGTCGTACAGACCGCAAAACAAACTATTGAAGTACTTGGGACCAGTTTTAATGTAAAATCCTACGGGCAGGAAAATGAAGAATCCACCTTATTTACCGGAATTGTAAAAGTAAAAAATAACAGTACAAACCATGAAGCACTTCTGTCCCCGGGTAACAGCGCTATTCTCGAAGAGAATGGCCAGATTAAGATCAGAAAGGCCGATCTCGAAGAAATTGCCAGCTGGCGGTCTGATGCATTTGTTTTCTACGAAACAAATATAAAAGAGATTTTAAATCAGTTAAGCCGCTGGTATGATGTTGATATTGTATTTGTCGGATCTTCTGATTATCAGTTTAACGGATATGTACAACGAAATGTCTCTTTGGGTGAGGCTTTGGAAACACTAAAAGGAACAGGAGAACTGGATTATCAGTATAAAGACCGGAAAGTAATTATAAACAGAAAAAAATGA